One Pseudomonas muyukensis DNA segment encodes these proteins:
- a CDS encoding MFS transporter yields the protein MAHSSSQARKATASGWIGSALEYYDFFIYAQAAALIFPQIFFPSSDPKMAIIASLATYGVGYLARPVGAFVLGHWGDTRGRKNVLLLCMFLMGLSTMAVGLLPTYHDIGLLAPALLVVLRLIQGFAVAGEISGASSMIMEHAPFGRRGYYASYTLQGVQAGQVMAAAVFLPLAYFMPSEAFNEWGWRIPFLMSAVVLIAGFIIRKEVHETPAFVQQEQQAKVVKSPISEALRHSWRHMLLVMFMALMNVIPVVATIFGAAYAVQPAYGIGFDKSLYLWIPVVGNIVAVLVIPFVGNLSDRIGRRPTMIAGCLGSGLLAFVYLYAISIQHVPLAFAASIVMWGMVYQGYNAVFPSFYPELFHTRHRVSAMAIAQNIGTMITAMLPALFATVAPPGSDNIPLVVGGLAFVITCVCALAAYLAPETHRLAMEDLGDPHARPMAREAYEANRKAQLKALGLRT from the coding sequence ATGGCCCATTCAAGCTCCCAAGCGCGCAAAGCCACTGCCAGCGGCTGGATCGGTTCTGCCCTGGAGTACTACGACTTCTTCATTTATGCCCAGGCGGCGGCACTGATCTTCCCGCAGATCTTCTTCCCCTCCAGCGACCCGAAGATGGCCATCATCGCCTCGCTGGCCACATACGGCGTCGGCTACCTGGCGCGCCCGGTCGGCGCCTTCGTGCTCGGCCACTGGGGCGATACCCGCGGGCGCAAGAACGTGCTGCTGCTGTGCATGTTCCTGATGGGCCTGTCGACCATGGCCGTCGGGCTGTTGCCCACCTACCACGACATCGGCCTGCTGGCCCCGGCGCTGCTGGTGGTGCTGCGGCTGATCCAGGGCTTCGCCGTGGCCGGCGAGATTTCCGGGGCCAGCTCGATGATCATGGAGCATGCGCCGTTCGGGCGCCGCGGCTATTACGCCAGTTATACCCTGCAAGGCGTGCAGGCCGGCCAGGTGATGGCCGCGGCGGTGTTCCTGCCGTTGGCCTATTTCATGCCCAGCGAAGCCTTCAACGAATGGGGCTGGCGTATTCCCTTCCTGATGAGCGCGGTGGTGCTGATCGCCGGTTTCATCATCCGCAAGGAGGTGCACGAAACCCCGGCGTTCGTCCAGCAAGAGCAACAGGCCAAGGTGGTCAAGTCACCGATCAGCGAGGCCTTGCGTCACAGCTGGCGGCACATGCTGCTGGTGATGTTCATGGCCCTGATGAACGTGATCCCGGTGGTTGCCACCATCTTCGGCGCCGCCTACGCGGTACAGCCGGCCTACGGCATCGGCTTCGACAAGAGCCTGTACCTGTGGATCCCGGTGGTGGGCAATATCGTCGCGGTGCTGGTGATACCCTTCGTCGGCAATCTCTCCGACCGGATTGGCCGGCGCCCGACCATGATCGCCGGCTGCCTGGGTTCAGGGCTGCTGGCATTCGTCTACCTGTACGCGATCAGCATCCAGCACGTGCCGCTGGCGTTCGCCGCCTCGATCGTCATGTGGGGCATGGTCTACCAGGGGTACAACGCGGTGTTCCCCAGTTTCTATCCGGAGCTGTTCCACACCCGCCACCGGGTCTCGGCCATGGCCATCGCCCAGAACATCGGCACCATGATCACCGCCATGCTGCCGGCGCTGTTCGCCACCGTGGCGCCACCTGGGTCGGATAACATCCCACTGGTGGTCGGGGGACTGGCGTTCGTGATCACCTGCGTGTGCGCCCTCGCCGCCTACCTGGCGCCGGAAACCCACCGCTTGGCGATGGAGGACCTGGGTGATCCCCACGCGCGGCCGATGGCGCGCGAGGCCTACGAGGCGAACCGCAAGGCGCAGCTCAAGGCGCTTGGCCTGCGCACCTGA